The Belonocnema kinseyi isolate 2016_QV_RU_SX_M_011 chromosome 2, B_treatae_v1, whole genome shotgun sequence nucleotide sequence AGGATTTCAAGAAACTAGATAAGTTTTCATGGAATtacacgggattttataataatttaatgatttccaaATAACCTACTACAAAAATTGAGGAATTTcgcaagatttaaaagaatttttttaaagattccaaggaattttcaatatatttaaataatttgactagattttaaataatttgaatgattttaggatattttaaaatatgccaaggaattttcaagaactttaaaaaattgcaaggtatttcaaaatatctgaaagtttttgaaatagtttagggtatttcagaagatttcgaaaggttagaaatattgtagggtatcttaaaatattcgtaagcattttcaagagtttaaaaaaatggcatagAATGCTGAAGATATGGAATAATTTTACAGGACACaaaaagattccaagtaattttatttgatttcctaggattttcatatttttaggggattttaaaagctctcaagatattttaataaatttttaaggattgccggaaatattatcagatttgaaagaatttatttacaagctGTGAGTTAGAGTCTTATaagactttcaaatattttttgtaattattttgaattcattagGAGTTCACAtcgaaattcttattaatttatcctaaattctttaaattctcttgaatgattaaaagtttaaaaaaaatcataattaagtattttgtagttttaattataaacaaaataattcaagtaattctttcaaagttttccaaagtaatttcaaacctaaaattcaaataattttttcatattttttaattgtcttcagttcagtagaattttttttaattcaccatgaatttttatatatttcatcgatttctcaaaatcttttttgaactCTTCTAAATTGACTCCAGTGTGACTAAAAATCAATGCAATTTGTTgtattttaacacttttttccaattaaattgaattcctttgaatttaacctgaattattttgaagtattatgaatttatcctgaatttttacaaattcccctggaattattataaatttcttcgACTTCGTTTGAATTATCTGAAATTCAAAGGAACATTAGTGACTTTTAGGGTTTTAATATGTGGCTTTttcactgtttaaaaattaaatgaagtccattaagaataataaattttaaatgtatagaTTTGAATTAAAGATTGTTTTACCCATTTACCGAAGATTGTGAATATTATTAGTTGATACTTACCAGGATAAATCCAATCGCCCTTTGGCAATTTGGCCCGGATTACGATTCGAccatacaaaaaagaaaataggtTTTTTGTGTTTATTCGGCCTGAGATTACTGGGGGTAAAATATGAAATCCTTGGGTAACACGCTGGCATTCTCTCGTTCCAGGTTGTCCAGTACacctagaatttaaaaatttaattaatctgagGAATAagattctttcataaaataagggttttgaaaatatcgaaattttcCAGCACATACTTGTGCAAAGTTAAATTTCCATCTCGAACAAAATCACTGCCACAAGTATTATCCAGAAGTGTAGGTGTGACTATTAATTTCCCATTTTCCACATTTACATTCTCTTTATGATTTCGGTATACGACAAACTCGTAATcctaaaagaatataaattttaataaataaatttctttttgtatattttttatgtttccaatttgtaaataagttttaataaaatatttaaccccgatataaaatatttaattaggatttaaaaaaacaaatttttttttacagctTACAGGATTGCCCGGGAATTGTTCCACAGTGGTccactttaaattattaactgcATTTTGATTATCGAatgtttcttcaaaaatcaattggCCTCCACAAATACTTTGTTCTTCAGCATTCACTCCGAAGTGTTTCGTCAACGTCGGAGAACAAGACGTACTAACACCGGGACCTGGACCTGCTGACCCTTCTATTGGCACTCCATTATAATcgtagaattctaaaaaatttgatcaatcaattttaaatttaacacttaaaattctgtattttttaaattaaaaatcgaataaaatcaAGGCAATTACGAAAAAATTTAGGGGAATAATCaattactttttcatttaaaaaatcaccgCCTAGTAATCTATTTATATCTATATAAATAAAGCAACGACTTATTTACCATTAACGACATGTTGTTGCTCTAGTAAATTGTAGCCAAGTCCTTCATAGACCACATGAATCCAATAATAAATTACATcaccttctttcaatttagtaCTGCGATCTTCGTATGTCCATTTACTGTCTCTAACTTTTGTTATATCTCTTGCTATAGTTCCAGCCTCTAATCCGCGAAATTCACTGTTGAATTTTACGTGGTATGCCACAAGAGATATTCCGTcttcatctaaaaataatttttattttattttttgtttccaaaccccttttaaatatattttaaacaggGAAGCTACAAAATCCCAATATCGAAATTTCACTCCAGCTAATTACTCCTTTGGGGAGTaattttttacaagtaaataaattactgaaaagttACGCTATTTGCAATTTTTAGGGTATATTCGTCACTATTTTGAAACGCCACTTGTAACTTCGTTTTTTTGTATAGCTCCTAataggtagaaaattgatctttttttggttgaggactcagcttttttgttgaaaatccgtcttttagattaaattcaactgtgattgatttgaaatgaaattcttttttggttgaaataatattatatattatatatttcattgacaattcatctattttagttgaaaatgcatgtattttggtaaaaactttaacagttttttcgtctttttggtatgaaaatccaACGATTTCgtggaattattttttcatgattgcTTGAAATTTAGGCTTTCTTGTCTCAAAACTATCTCTTTTAGTAAAAGaatcttatctttttttattgaggatttagctattttgttgaaaattcatttttttggttaaattcaactgtatttgatTTCAATGTAAAATCTTGTCTGGTTGAAATAATAtcacctattatatttttggttaacaattcattaatttgttttaatttaataattttggtagaaGGTTGAACTTGATGAttgaaaaataacgaaaatttttggtagaaattcatattttcggtttgaaaattcaactctttctttgaaaatggttgttttttgtttaaaaattcacctcttttggtaaaaaatattgtagagggtttagctattttcttgaaaattcgtcttttctcgataaaaattcaactacttggttgaaatttgaactagtttctgaaaaattcattttatttttggctgaaaattaatttttttaactgataatttgtatttttggcagaaaactaattttcttagtagaaaatgcaactatttatatgttaattaacatttttgttgaaatttcatattttcggattaaaaatgtatagttttggtttaaaatgcaactacttggtttaaaaatgaactttgtaCTATTTATAACACATAATtttaggattcataattttagttgataattcatctctgtttaaaaattaaattttttgtttaaaattattatatttgttttgaaaattaatttctgtcagtaacaaaatttcatttgtttgttttttaaaaatataactgtttcttTGGAAAACGTAACTGAAAAATCTGGGAAATTCaaatcttctgttgaaaattcatgtttttggttaaaaattcaattattttgtaaaagtcatctattttgttgaaaatttacattattaccTTTACATTATTATACCTTAACATTATTTCcatcaatatttttgtattaattattctAATGTCGATCATCCTATATTTTTTCCATATAATGATTTTCTATGATGAATTCCCGACAATCAAAAGAATCTTTTGCAATCTCATGTAATACTTTTCCAATTTCATACAATCTTTtgcatggaattttcaacaaaatagttaaattttcaactaaaaagatgaatctttaaaaacaaaacaaaatgaattcccAATGAAAAGTGTAATggctgatatttcaatcaaaaaatattcttcaaccaaaaaataagaataattaacataatagttaaattttctactaaaaagatgaatttttaattaaaaagattaattttctactaaaaaggtgattgttttataaaacagttgaatttgcaactcaaaacgatcaattttgagcaaaaaattgaataattaaattttcagttcaaacaattaattttcaacaaaacagttattcTTTCAATCAAATCCTcaacgaaaaaatgcatttttaacgaaaagtgtaatagCTGAGATTTCCACACACAAAAgtatttaaccgaaaaatatgtattcttaacaaaatagttaaatcttcaaacaaagagatggattttcaacaaacaagattaattttctattaagaaagatgaatttttaaccaaataaattcaatcaaatagttgaattttcgaccaaaacagattaatttttaaactaaacagaggaattttcaacctagaaagatttttgagctaatgaaaaaataagttgcagacaaattataaaataaaaaagataaattttgagttaaaaattgaataattaaattgtcactcaaacatttaattttcaatcgaaaaaaaagaaattttcggcgaaatagtttcatttcaactAGAgggtgaatctttaacaacaaaattaattctcaacgaaaagctGATACTTCCTCCAAAACAAGACCCGCCCTTACCCGAAATTTTTTCTTGCTGCGTATCCCTTTCCCTCAAAACATTTTTCTGACCACGGCCCTGCGCCAAAGAAAtagtattcaacaaaaaaaaaaacgcattttcaacataatagttaaactttcaaccaaagagatgacttttcaaccaacaagattaattttctatcaaaaaatatggattttctcaaaacagttgcattttgaaccaaaaaatgtgaatctttttaaaaaaatatcagttgtcaagctaaaatgaaatagttacattttcacttcaaaaaattaatttttaatgtttaaaaacgaattttcaacaaaatagttcaattttcagtaaaaaaaaagaatttttatcttaaatgttgaatcttcaacca carries:
- the LOC117167090 gene encoding beta-1,3-glucan-binding protein 1-like, with product MKMSQILFAFFVILSQGIIDSQYIPPQATVLPLRPVGIRMSIPDEDGISLVAYHVKFNSEFRGLEAGTIARDITKVRDSKWTYEDRSTKLKEGDVIYYWIHVVYEGLGYNLLEQQHVVNEFYDYNGVPIEGSAGPGPGVSTSCSPTLTKHFGVNAEEQSICGGQLIFEETFDNQNAVNNLKWTTVEQFPGNPDYEFVVYRNHKENVNVENGKLIVTPTLLDNTCGSDFVRDGNLTLHKCTGQPGTRECQRVTQGFHILPPVISGRINTKNLFSFLYGRIVIRAKLPKGDWIYPVLALEPVDEQGSYVGNDARFNVQLRVSSVLGNPVLKSAEGDELGGRILRGGFLSRTTLTTANLTTLRANDGTKYKTSSKLWSDDYHIYEMEWKPEVITVKVDGESYGEKWFDSPLQTPFYITLGVAVGGVAEFPDGCKSQDYTKPWRNVESKALLHFYLAQPTWSKNWKPESKSLQVDYINVWAL